The following proteins are co-located in the Candidatus Accumulibacter cognatus genome:
- a CDS encoding glycosyltransferase has protein sequence MPSSRHVDVIIVNYRASADALVAVQSLMPWRFGTLWLVDNSEDPAEAEMLARHTSQLPWTRRLLPGTNLGFGRGCNLAFGESNAPYCLLLNPDALLSATDLETLVEALEADSSLAAVAPRTFWDRNHRFLLPPAFPQSPLAEISLALASRSPRLGRVASRFYLSRMQRQMTSPRPVETPFLAGALLLLRREAVLAAGGLFDPDYFMFYEDADLAWRLRRTGYRLAVVPAATAVHEYRHKPLKGSLMVQTRTIFFRKCHPLFHRWTRQLRLLEQFRQPLRWEEWGDCLKSPISSVAELDASLDGARIVAWSPSPMMMPAAFRPLSASAVSFSPADWQLLEPGRYMLAVEHPALPGKLRYLSFERRAGSG, from the coding sequence ATGCCCTCATCAAGGCACGTTGATGTCATCATCGTCAACTACCGGGCGTCGGCAGACGCCTTGGTAGCAGTGCAATCCCTCATGCCGTGGCGCTTTGGCACGCTCTGGCTGGTGGACAATAGCGAGGATCCGGCGGAAGCCGAGATGCTGGCGCGCCACACCAGCCAGCTACCCTGGACCAGGCGCTTGCTGCCGGGAACAAATCTTGGATTTGGCCGAGGATGCAACCTCGCCTTCGGCGAATCGAACGCTCCCTATTGCCTGCTGCTGAACCCGGATGCCCTACTCTCGGCAACGGATCTGGAAACCCTGGTCGAGGCCCTCGAGGCCGATTCCAGTTTGGCTGCAGTTGCTCCGAGAACCTTTTGGGATCGCAACCATCGTTTTCTGCTGCCCCCTGCCTTCCCCCAATCCCCACTCGCGGAAATATCCCTGGCGCTGGCCAGCCGCTCTCCCCGACTTGGCCGAGTGGCCTCCCGTTTCTATCTCTCGCGGATGCAGCGGCAAATGACCAGCCCTCGGCCGGTGGAAACCCCATTTCTAGCCGGCGCATTGCTTTTGCTACGGCGGGAAGCGGTACTGGCGGCCGGGGGCTTGTTCGACCCGGACTATTTCATGTTCTACGAGGACGCGGACCTTGCCTGGCGTCTGCGACGGACTGGCTACCGGCTGGCAGTGGTCCCTGCCGCCACGGCAGTACACGAATATCGCCACAAGCCACTGAAGGGTTCGCTGATGGTGCAAACCCGGACGATTTTTTTCCGCAAATGCCACCCGCTATTCCACCGCTGGACGCGCCAACTGAGGCTGCTGGAGCAATTTCGCCAACCGCTTCGTTGGGAAGAATGGGGCGATTGCCTGAAGTCTCCGATCAGCAGCGTGGCCGAACTCGATGCATCCCTCGATGGCGCGCGCATCGTCGCCTGGAGCCCATCGCCCATGATGATGCCCGCGGCTTTCCGCCCGCTATCGGCCAGCGCCGTGTCGTTCTCGCCAGCGGACTGGCAGTTGCTTGAGCCTGGCCGCTATATGCTGGCCGTCGAGCATCCCGCCTTGCCGGGTAAACTGCGCTACCTCAGCTTCGAACGGAGAGCAGGCAGCGGCTGA
- a CDS encoding class I SAM-dependent methyltransferase: protein MFDVLLFDGGTLRLSEEFALGQRELRRRIRADRWWHAGPGNRPISPAHFLKFCHADRVLIILDPAVLVADNLIDELLVLTPDGQVACALPADPRTAGAVAVDYASRPGFDRHVARRTRLPAAAPYAGQSPWLYMITLEALRQVVAGDAVISWERIPESLGSRTLLAQRTFIHSWSNYQQNTRAEMLDLLPAGTSSLLDVGGGEGGFAAAFVEHFGGQATVAELNPAAGERAKARGLTVHCGPFEQLQHIASFDCIAFLDVLEHLADPLAALCKAHSLLKPGGHVLLAVPNVGHWSVVQDLLQGEFDYQPVGILCVGHLRFFTRRGLEKLIEDAGFQVARWRDSPSPLPGNFLSFLDQATAFQQTVDFQSLATDSFHALIKAR from the coding sequence TTGTTCGATGTCTTGCTGTTCGATGGCGGCACCCTGCGCCTGTCCGAGGAGTTCGCTCTGGGTCAGCGGGAACTCCGGCGGCGGATTCGTGCCGATCGCTGGTGGCATGCCGGCCCTGGCAATCGACCGATATCGCCGGCCCATTTCCTGAAGTTCTGCCATGCCGATCGGGTTCTGATCATTCTCGACCCGGCCGTGCTCGTTGCCGACAATCTGATCGATGAACTGCTTGTCCTGACCCCTGACGGCCAGGTCGCCTGTGCGCTGCCGGCCGATCCGAGAACTGCCGGAGCAGTGGCCGTCGACTATGCCAGCCGCCCCGGTTTCGACCGCCATGTCGCCCGACGCACACGGCTTCCGGCTGCAGCACCGTATGCCGGTCAGTCCCCGTGGTTGTACATGATTACCCTTGAAGCACTGCGTCAGGTCGTCGCCGGTGACGCAGTCATCAGCTGGGAACGCATCCCGGAAAGCCTGGGTTCCCGTACCCTGCTGGCACAGCGCACGTTCATTCATTCCTGGTCCAACTACCAGCAGAACACGCGCGCGGAAATGCTCGACCTGCTACCTGCCGGGACGAGTTCGCTGCTGGATGTGGGAGGGGGCGAAGGCGGATTCGCGGCGGCATTCGTCGAACACTTTGGCGGACAGGCCACCGTGGCCGAGTTGAACCCAGCGGCAGGAGAACGCGCGAAGGCGCGAGGGCTGACCGTCCATTGCGGCCCCTTCGAGCAACTACAGCACATCGCTTCCTTCGACTGCATTGCATTCCTTGACGTACTGGAACATCTCGCCGACCCCCTGGCAGCGCTTTGCAAGGCGCACAGTCTGCTCAAACCGGGGGGACATGTATTGCTTGCCGTTCCCAACGTCGGTCATTGGTCCGTTGTTCAGGACCTGCTGCAGGGAGAATTCGACTATCAGCCAGTGGGTATTCTGTGCGTCGGACACCTGCGTTTCTTCACGCGCAGAGGCCTTGAGAAACTGATCGAAGATGCGGGCTTTCAGGTCGCTCGGTGGCGTGACTCTCCTTCCCCCTTACCTGGCAATTTCCTGTCTTTTCTTGACCAGGCCACCGCTTTTCAGCAGACCGTTGATTTTCAGAGTCTCGCCACCGACAGCTTCCATGCCCTCATCAAGGCACGTTGA
- a CDS encoding glycosyltransferase, with amino-acid sequence MIPSSENECFPPLVSILIRSINRLPLLQQALASVVQQSYSRIEILVVAAVPDHPVMPAACGPHPLHLISSDCPRHRCRAANVAIDAANGSYLLFLDDDDWLLPGHLEKLAAALMEAPDLLAAYTGVQPVDEDGQPKGGPIDMPFDALRLLAGNLMPLHAVLFRRQVIDLGCRFDENLDLFEDWDFWLQIACHSRFVHVPGVSACYRIHASSGVHAMVPSVGPAYARIYGKWRHLWSEGQLAGIMAQVWNYPELQERITEQQEHMTGQQVLITEQRNRITEQQRLIIRLEDRISALQLQLRRQDQLLDERKKHIEAIWRSSSWRVTRPLRGVSKVIAYLPLLNQAVRNPVRAWRFLRRAAGKTRDWAGLQQQLDGKIRADGDYSTWISRFEPASECYPRLRQIADSWHQPPIISVVMPTYNSDPELLEAAINSVLGQVYPHWQLCVADDASDSPGVKALLERHAASDPRIQVVFRRVNGHISAASNSALALASGDFVALLDHDDLLHPLALWFVAQCCIERPDAGLIYTDEDKLSADGQRCGPYFKCDFNYELLLAQNMLSHLGCYRRSLLEEIGGFREGFEGSQDYDLALRVMERLRPEQIVHIPRVLYHWRIVAGSTASSMGEKPYALTAAQRALTEHLQRRGITAEVMPAPEISLHTRVRFPVPKPAPLVSILIPTRDRANLLRLCIDSIRELTTYAPYEIIVIDHGSEDADTLQWLDRFRQSGIRVFQERGEFNFSRFTNQAAAQARGKVLCLMNIGIEIITPDWLEEMVSFAVQDGVGAVGTRLWHPDQRLQGGGVILGLSGVAGPSFPNCERGNIGYFGRAALHQSLSAVAAACMVVRKSVFEEMGGFDERLAVTFNDVDFCLRLRQAGYRNVWTPYAEMRHDESASHGQESTSEQQECLASEVAFMQDRWADELAADPAYSPNLSLGAPAFSLAWPPRVADLS; translated from the coding sequence ATGATCCCTTCGTCCGAAAATGAATGCTTTCCCCCTCTGGTTTCCATCCTGATACGCAGCATCAACAGGCTTCCTCTGCTACAGCAAGCGCTGGCGTCGGTTGTCCAGCAAAGTTACTCCCGGATCGAAATCCTGGTCGTGGCGGCCGTACCCGACCATCCGGTCATGCCGGCAGCCTGTGGCCCGCATCCGCTACACCTGATTTCAAGCGACTGTCCACGGCATCGCTGTCGCGCCGCCAACGTGGCGATCGACGCGGCAAACGGCTCCTACCTGCTCTTCCTGGACGATGACGACTGGCTCCTTCCCGGCCATCTTGAGAAGCTGGCGGCGGCGCTGATGGAGGCTCCTGATTTGCTGGCTGCTTATACCGGTGTCCAGCCGGTCGATGAGGATGGGCAACCCAAGGGTGGCCCCATCGATATGCCGTTCGACGCGCTCCGCCTGCTGGCGGGTAACTTGATGCCATTGCATGCGGTACTTTTCAGGCGCCAGGTCATTGATCTGGGTTGCCGTTTCGACGAAAACCTGGATCTGTTCGAGGACTGGGATTTCTGGCTCCAGATTGCCTGCCACTCCCGCTTCGTCCATGTCCCCGGCGTTTCCGCCTGTTATCGCATTCATGCAAGTTCAGGAGTGCATGCGATGGTGCCTTCTGTCGGTCCCGCCTATGCCCGTATCTATGGGAAATGGCGGCACCTGTGGAGCGAAGGGCAACTTGCGGGAATCATGGCCCAGGTGTGGAACTACCCTGAATTGCAAGAGCGGATTACCGAGCAGCAAGAGCACATGACCGGGCAACAAGTGCTCATCACCGAGCAGCGAAATCGCATCACCGAGCAGCAACGCCTCATCATCCGGCTCGAAGACCGTATTTCGGCACTGCAATTGCAACTCCGAAGACAAGATCAACTGCTCGACGAAAGGAAAAAACATATCGAGGCGATCTGGAGGAGCAGCAGTTGGCGCGTCACCAGGCCGCTGCGCGGGGTCAGCAAGGTGATCGCCTACCTGCCGTTGCTGAACCAGGCTGTGCGCAATCCGGTGCGGGCCTGGCGATTTCTCAGGCGTGCAGCAGGGAAGACGCGCGACTGGGCAGGGCTGCAGCAACAACTTGATGGAAAAATCAGAGCCGACGGCGACTACAGCACCTGGATCAGCCGCTTCGAACCCGCTTCCGAGTGCTATCCGCGGCTGCGGCAGATCGCCGACTCCTGGCACCAGCCACCGATCATTTCGGTGGTGATGCCCACTTACAACTCTGATCCGGAGCTACTCGAAGCAGCCATCAACAGCGTGCTGGGCCAGGTTTATCCGCATTGGCAATTATGCGTCGCCGACGATGCCTCCGATTCACCGGGGGTCAAGGCGCTGCTCGAACGACACGCCGCGTCCGATCCTCGTATTCAGGTGGTTTTTCGCCGGGTCAACGGCCATATCTCCGCCGCCAGCAACTCGGCGCTGGCGCTGGCGAGCGGCGATTTCGTCGCACTTCTGGACCACGACGATCTCTTGCATCCGCTGGCCTTGTGGTTTGTCGCCCAGTGCTGTATCGAGCGTCCCGATGCGGGCTTGATTTACACCGACGAAGACAAATTGTCAGCCGACGGCCAACGCTGCGGCCCCTATTTCAAATGTGATTTCAATTATGAATTACTACTGGCACAGAACATGCTCTCTCACCTGGGGTGTTACCGGCGCTCTCTCCTCGAGGAAATCGGAGGTTTCCGTGAGGGATTTGAAGGTTCCCAGGATTATGATCTGGCCTTGCGTGTCATGGAACGCCTGCGTCCGGAGCAGATTGTCCATATTCCTCGGGTACTCTACCACTGGCGGATCGTTGCGGGGAGCACGGCGAGTTCCATGGGCGAGAAGCCTTATGCCCTGACAGCCGCCCAGCGGGCACTCACCGAGCACTTGCAGCGACGAGGGATTACGGCCGAAGTCATGCCTGCACCAGAGATTTCCCTGCATACCCGAGTCCGTTTCCCGGTGCCCAAACCTGCACCGCTGGTCAGCATTCTGATCCCCACGCGGGATCGGGCGAATCTGCTGCGTCTGTGCATCGACTCCATCCGCGAACTCACTACTTACGCGCCTTACGAAATCATCGTCATCGACCACGGCAGCGAAGATGCGGACACCTTGCAATGGCTCGATCGCTTCCGCCAGAGCGGCATCCGGGTGTTTCAGGAGCGTGGGGAATTCAACTTTTCACGCTTCACTAACCAGGCGGCGGCCCAGGCTCGGGGCAAGGTGCTGTGCCTGATGAACATCGGCATTGAAATCATCACTCCGGACTGGCTGGAAGAGATGGTTTCCTTCGCCGTGCAGGACGGTGTCGGTGCCGTCGGTACGCGCTTGTGGCATCCCGACCAACGGCTGCAGGGGGGCGGGGTCATCCTGGGTCTGAGCGGCGTGGCCGGTCCTTCCTTTCCGAATTGCGAGCGGGGAAATATCGGTTATTTCGGCAGGGCGGCCTTGCATCAGTCGTTGAGCGCGGTTGCCGCAGCCTGCATGGTCGTACGGAAATCCGTTTTCGAAGAAATGGGCGGATTCGACGAGCGGCTTGCGGTGACATTCAATGACGTCGATTTCTGTCTGAGGCTTCGGCAGGCGGGTTATCGGAACGTCTGGACGCCTTATGCAGAAATGCGCCATGACGAGTCCGCCAGCCACGGTCAGGAGTCAACATCTGAACAACAGGAATGCTTGGCTTCCGAAGTGGCGTTCATGCAGGACCGGTGGGCAGACGAATTGGCCGCCGACCCGGCTTATTCGCCGAATCTCAGTCTCGGTGCCCCTGCTTTCAGCCTGGCATGGCCACCCCGCGTTGCCGATCTTTCCTGA
- a CDS encoding glycosyltransferase family 2 protein, whose protein sequence is MSDRSIRAEPLAVRPSSTPVESEYCPDVVAVLVTHNPAPKTLLPALESVARQVSAIVVVDNASEHSPLNWISHASRHFQAEVEVLVQEDNLGLAAGYNVGLDKARSRGAVFVLLLDQDSELEFGTVAKLRAAHLDLAQRGVMAAAVGPRYRDASDASLSQFVQAGCFRFKRVGCGENGGTVEADFLISSGSLLPMAAIETIGKMDEGLYIDHVDTEWCFRARSLGFGIFGVCDAIMRHALGERRVAIWFLRWRRVPVHSPFRYYYIVRNSILLRRRSYMPKRWRRADLSRLFQMLFFFGLLTPNRLANLHMMWFGLRDGMNGVEGKLSRLRALGNS, encoded by the coding sequence TTGAGCGATCGATCGATACGCGCAGAACCGCTTGCCGTGCGGCCAAGCTCGACTCCGGTGGAGAGTGAGTATTGCCCGGATGTCGTGGCGGTATTGGTCACCCACAATCCGGCCCCGAAGACCTTGCTGCCTGCTCTCGAGTCCGTCGCACGTCAGGTTTCCGCGATTGTCGTTGTCGACAACGCGTCTGAACATTCTCCCCTGAACTGGATCAGTCACGCCAGCCGGCACTTTCAAGCAGAGGTCGAAGTATTGGTCCAGGAAGACAACCTGGGACTGGCCGCTGGTTACAATGTCGGACTGGATAAGGCGCGATCACGCGGAGCCGTTTTCGTGCTTCTGCTTGACCAGGACAGCGAGTTGGAGTTCGGAACGGTCGCCAAGCTTCGGGCCGCTCATCTCGATCTCGCCCAGCGAGGGGTGATGGCGGCTGCGGTCGGACCACGCTATCGCGACGCCAGCGACGCTTCACTTTCGCAATTTGTCCAGGCCGGTTGCTTCAGATTCAAGCGCGTCGGCTGTGGGGAGAACGGGGGCACCGTTGAAGCCGATTTTCTGATTTCATCCGGTTCCTTGCTGCCCATGGCTGCCATCGAAACCATTGGAAAAATGGACGAGGGACTTTATATCGACCACGTCGATACCGAATGGTGCTTCAGGGCTCGTTCCCTCGGCTTCGGGATATTCGGTGTGTGCGACGCCATCATGCGCCACGCCCTCGGCGAGCGCAGAGTGGCAATCTGGTTCCTGCGCTGGCGCAGAGTCCCGGTTCATTCGCCGTTCCGCTATTACTACATTGTTCGCAACAGCATTCTGCTTCGTCGTCGATCGTACATGCCGAAAAGGTGGCGACGTGCGGATTTGTCTCGATTGTTCCAGATGCTTTTCTTCTTCGGCCTGTTGACCCCTAACCGCCTGGCCAATCTGCACATGATGTGGTTCGGCCTGCGCGACGGCATGAACGGCGTGGAGGGCAAGCTCTCCCGCTTGCGGGCGCTAGGAAATTCGTGA
- a CDS encoding TolC family outer membrane protein, producing the protein MRKWTARLTGCALALMASGVLGASLLDAYQAARQNDPTFRAARYEREAGQYNYDVGLAGLLPNFSIAGSYSKTTGDRSSTVVNLTQQLDYHYTYTTVALRQPLFNYESFVRYQQGGVQVAYSDAVFDRKAAEMAVKLSAAYFDALLAIDKLALADAEITAYGAQRQLAERRRKGGEGTVTEVAETDARLQLARANRADALDGVAVAMRKLEGMTGMPMGELWILRPDYLPNGVQPSQLDEWNTLAQDNNPEIRAQRKAYEMASLEVNRNRAGHLPQVDFVARNIRTENQTVDTLNQKINTNSVGIELNIPLFAGGRVNALTGQAVANRERALAELDATVDNVLVEVKRQFMAVETGGHKVRAYQKAVESSEVATEGTKRGMAAGIRTNTDVLDAERQMFVAKRDLAQARYQLLVSTLQLKTAAGVLSEKDIVEIAGLLLPRP; encoded by the coding sequence ATGAGAAAATGGACTGCCAGGCTGACCGGCTGCGCGCTGGCGCTGATGGCTTCGGGGGTACTCGGCGCAAGCCTGCTGGACGCGTATCAGGCGGCCCGGCAAAACGACCCGACCTTCCGGGCCGCCCGCTACGAGCGGGAAGCCGGCCAGTACAACTATGACGTAGGTCTGGCCGGTCTGTTGCCGAATTTCTCGATTGCAGGCTCTTACTCGAAGACCACTGGCGATCGATCGTCGACCGTGGTCAATTTGACCCAGCAACTGGATTACCACTATACCTATACCACCGTTGCACTTCGGCAGCCCCTGTTCAATTATGAGAGCTTCGTACGCTACCAGCAGGGCGGCGTCCAAGTCGCCTACAGCGATGCGGTGTTTGACCGGAAAGCTGCGGAAATGGCCGTCAAGCTTTCGGCCGCCTATTTCGATGCCTTGCTGGCCATTGACAAACTGGCCCTGGCAGATGCGGAAATCACGGCTTATGGTGCTCAGCGCCAGCTTGCCGAGCGCCGTCGGAAGGGTGGCGAAGGCACCGTGACCGAGGTTGCCGAAACGGATGCCAGGCTTCAGCTTGCGCGCGCGAACCGTGCCGACGCGCTCGACGGGGTCGCGGTGGCGATGCGTAAACTCGAAGGCATGACCGGCATGCCGATGGGAGAACTCTGGATTCTGCGACCGGATTACCTGCCGAACGGCGTACAGCCGAGTCAACTGGACGAATGGAACACACTGGCACAGGACAACAATCCGGAGATTCGCGCTCAACGCAAGGCATACGAGATGGCCAGCCTGGAAGTGAATCGCAATCGCGCCGGCCATCTCCCGCAGGTCGACTTCGTTGCCCGTAACATACGAACAGAAAATCAAACGGTCGACACGCTCAACCAGAAAATCAACACTAACTCGGTAGGCATAGAACTCAACATTCCGCTGTTTGCGGGAGGGCGGGTCAACGCACTGACCGGGCAGGCAGTGGCCAACCGCGAGCGTGCGCTGGCTGAACTGGATGCTACCGTGGACAACGTGCTGGTTGAGGTCAAGCGCCAGTTCATGGCGGTCGAGACGGGTGGCCACAAGGTGAGAGCCTACCAGAAAGCAGTCGAATCCAGCGAGGTGGCGACCGAAGGAACGAAGCGTGGGATGGCGGCCGGAATTCGAACCAATACTGATGTCCTCGACGCCGAACGTCAGATGTTCGTTGCCAAGAGGGATCTTGCACAAGCCAGGTACCAGCTCCTGGTCAGCACGTTACAATTGAAAACGGCTGCCGGTGTTCTGTCGGAAAAGGATATCGTCGAGATCGCAGGGCTGCTCCTACCGCGTCCATAG
- a CDS encoding HlyD family type I secretion periplasmic adaptor subunit, which yields MDTGHPMRVGLWVLGLGFGGFLLWAALAPLDQGVPTSGQVVVTGNRKTVQNLAPGMVDAILIKDGDEVKEGDVLLRLDPTQARSQYEVARAQWLVAKAVEARLLADVQGRSEITFPEDLLKDKDDPRAASAMAIQTQLLRSRRAALQAELGAMENTLAGLQSSATGLEATRRAKEQQSKLLLEELKGLREMAAEGYLPRNRLSEQERLLAQLGGAISEDLGNLGRTQRSIGEIRMRMLARQQDYHKEVENGLAEVQKEVSALDSRLKGLAFELANTEVRAPKEGIIVGLKVHTIGGVLASGTPLMEVVPKNEPLRIDVMIPTTLIDKVKPGLPVDIIFPAFNQKVTPNIPGELGQVAADATTDPQGRMPPYYLGQVVVTPEGMKKLTTHEIKPGMPAEVIIKTGERTLLNYIVKPLLDRAKPALTEE from the coding sequence ATGGATACCGGCCATCCGATGCGCGTCGGCCTGTGGGTGCTCGGACTGGGCTTCGGTGGCTTCCTGCTGTGGGCTGCCCTGGCCCCGCTGGACCAGGGTGTGCCGACCAGCGGGCAGGTGGTGGTGACCGGCAATCGCAAGACGGTGCAAAACCTCGCGCCAGGAATGGTCGACGCCATCCTGATCAAGGACGGGGACGAAGTCAAGGAGGGCGACGTGCTGCTTCGACTCGACCCGACCCAGGCACGCTCGCAGTACGAGGTGGCGCGCGCCCAATGGTTGGTGGCGAAAGCCGTCGAAGCGCGACTGCTGGCCGATGTCCAGGGCCGTTCGGAGATCACTTTCCCCGAAGATCTGTTGAAGGACAAGGACGATCCGCGAGCAGCCAGTGCAATGGCCATCCAGACGCAGTTGCTGCGTTCCCGCCGCGCTGCCCTACAAGCTGAACTTGGCGCCATGGAGAATACGTTGGCGGGCCTGCAGTCCTCCGCTACCGGTCTGGAGGCCACCCGACGCGCCAAGGAACAACAGTCGAAGCTGCTGCTCGAGGAATTGAAGGGCCTGCGGGAGATGGCAGCCGAGGGCTACCTGCCACGCAACCGCCTGTCCGAGCAGGAGCGGCTACTGGCACAACTCGGTGGTGCGATCTCCGAGGACCTGGGAAATCTTGGGCGTACACAGCGGAGCATCGGCGAAATCCGGATGCGGATGCTGGCGCGCCAACAGGATTACCACAAGGAGGTCGAGAATGGGCTGGCCGAGGTTCAAAAAGAGGTCAGTGCTCTCGATAGCCGCCTCAAGGGACTGGCCTTTGAACTGGCGAATACCGAAGTCCGGGCCCCCAAGGAAGGTATCATCGTCGGTCTGAAAGTGCACACCATCGGCGGTGTACTGGCCTCGGGCACCCCCCTGATGGAAGTGGTGCCGAAAAACGAGCCCTTGCGTATCGATGTCATGATTCCCACCACCTTGATCGACAAGGTCAAGCCGGGTTTGCCGGTAGACATCATTTTTCCAGCCTTCAATCAAAAGGTGACGCCCAATATCCCGGGCGAACTTGGGCAGGTGGCTGCCGACGCAACGACCGATCCGCAGGGCAGAATGCCACCATACTATCTCGGACAGGTGGTGGTGACCCCGGAAGGGATGAAAAAGCTGACCACGCACGAGATCAAGCCTGGCATGCCTGCCGAGGTGATCATCAAGACGGGTGAGCGAACACTGCTCAACTATATCGTCAAGCCGCTGCTGGATCGGGCGAAGCCCGCATTGACCGAGGAATGA
- a CDS encoding type I secretion system permease/ATPase — translation MKTPSFFQRSELTATLWSFRREFLVVGIFSLVVNLLMLTPTIYMLQVYDRFMTSRNESTLIAVSLIVLFLFAVIAFAEWSRSRLLVRLGVRLDERLNSRVFNACFESHLNQSRDNPVEAFSNLTNVRQFITGNGIFAFFDAPWSPIYLLVLFMLHPSLGVLSLVFAGILTGVAIFSHRVTQTPTQKTTEAGVKEAVYLHSKLRNAEVIESLGMLGNLRQRWLGHHQRHMSLYSASQDRQRRIQALSKFIRYSQQSLMLGAGALLVIEGELTTGGMIAANVLMSRCLQPIDTIVGSWAGWQSARKAFEALESLLRDHPERPAGLIHEALRGAVRIENLVATASNRVQPILAGLTAEFPAGEVIAIVGPSGSGKSTLARCLVGIWPEVQGRVLLDDRPIESLDREELGPFLGYLPQDVELFEGSVAENIARFGEIDSTQVIEAAQRTGIHDMVLRFPRGYDTPMGEAGSFLSGGQRQRIGLARALYGNPSLIVLDEPNANLDDVGEAALIHAILDLKAQGKTVIFISHRMNILAVADRVLVLDNGVIQTYGTRQQVMTASQPRTPIQSAGVPTPQPA, via the coding sequence ATGAAAACACCTTCCTTTTTTCAGCGCAGCGAACTGACGGCCACGCTCTGGTCCTTCCGACGGGAGTTTCTGGTCGTGGGGATCTTCAGCCTGGTGGTCAATCTGCTGATGCTGACGCCAACCATCTACATGTTGCAGGTCTATGATCGGTTCATGACCAGCCGCAACGAATCGACCCTGATCGCGGTCTCCCTGATCGTCCTGTTTCTCTTCGCAGTGATTGCTTTCGCCGAGTGGTCACGTTCCCGTCTGCTGGTTCGCCTGGGCGTACGCCTGGACGAAAGACTCAACAGCCGGGTGTTCAATGCCTGCTTCGAATCCCACCTCAACCAGAGCCGAGACAACCCGGTAGAGGCTTTCAGCAACCTCACCAACGTTCGTCAGTTCATCACCGGTAATGGCATCTTCGCGTTCTTCGACGCGCCCTGGAGTCCGATTTACCTGCTGGTGCTGTTCATGCTGCATCCGTCGCTGGGCGTCCTTTCCCTGGTGTTCGCCGGCATTCTGACCGGGGTGGCGATCTTCAGCCACCGGGTGACCCAGACGCCGACTCAGAAAACCACGGAAGCCGGGGTCAAGGAGGCGGTGTATCTGCACAGCAAGCTGCGCAACGCCGAAGTCATCGAATCCCTGGGCATGCTCGGCAACCTGCGCCAACGCTGGCTGGGCCACCATCAACGACATATGTCGCTGTACTCGGCGTCACAGGATCGACAGCGGCGCATTCAGGCCTTGAGCAAGTTCATCCGCTACAGCCAACAATCCCTGATGCTTGGGGCCGGCGCCCTGCTGGTGATCGAGGGCGAACTGACCACCGGCGGGATGATTGCGGCGAATGTCCTGATGAGTCGCTGCCTGCAACCGATCGATACGATTGTCGGTAGCTGGGCCGGCTGGCAATCGGCCCGCAAGGCCTTCGAAGCGCTGGAGTCCCTGCTGCGGGACCATCCCGAGCGGCCGGCCGGCCTGATCCATGAGGCCTTACGCGGCGCAGTGCGCATCGAGAACCTCGTGGCGACGGCGTCGAATCGTGTACAGCCCATCCTTGCGGGGCTCACTGCCGAATTTCCCGCGGGGGAAGTGATTGCCATCGTCGGCCCCTCCGGTTCCGGAAAATCCACTCTGGCGCGTTGCCTGGTGGGTATCTGGCCGGAAGTCCAGGGTCGAGTTCTGCTCGATGACAGGCCGATCGAAAGCCTCGACCGGGAAGAACTGGGGCCATTCCTTGGCTACCTTCCACAGGATGTCGAGCTTTTCGAAGGCAGTGTCGCGGAAAACATCGCCCGCTTCGGAGAGATTGACTCGACCCAGGTCATCGAAGCTGCACAGCGGACGGGCATCCATGACATGGTTCTGCGCTTCCCGCGCGGCTACGACACGCCCATGGGGGAAGCCGGCAGCTTCCTTTCCGGAGGACAACGGCAACGCATCGGTCTGGCACGGGCACTGTATGGCAATCCCAGCCTGATCGTCCTCGACGAGCCGAACGCCAATCTGGACGACGTAGGCGAAGCAGCGCTGATTCATGCCATCCTGGATCTGAAGGCCCAGGGCAAGACGGTGATCTTCATTTCCCACCGCATGAACATTCTCGCCGTCGCAGACCGGGTACTGGTTCTGGACAACGGTGTGATCCAGACCTATGGCACGCGCCAGCAGGTGATGACTGCTTCGCAGCCGCGGACACCCATCCAGAGCGCCGGCGTTCCCACTCCTCAACCCGCTTGA